The window CTGGATTATACCGTTCTTATTGTTCTGGCTCTGTTTCTGGGGCTTGCGCCCTTCACTCCGGAGCCTCATGTGGCTGAGAAGCTGAGGATGCTGTCTGAAGGAACTCTGAAACGGCCGATAGATATATTCGACCTGTTCTTTCATCTCGCTCCTGTGCTGCTGATAGTTCTTAAGTTTGCGCTGGGCAGGCGCAGAGTATCATAGCTTGTTGTCGGGTTTCGGTTTGGGGGTCGGTTCCGGTTTGCCGAAGAAATATCCCTGTGCAAAATCCACGCCCAGTTCCTTCGCCTTTTCCGCAGAGGCCTTGTCGGCTATGAACTCCCCGATGGTCTTCATATGCATTTTCTGCGCGTAGCTGGTTATTGAACGCACTATGTCCGATGCTCTTTCGTCCTTGGTGATGAGCTTTATGATGCTCGCATCAATTTTGATGTAGTCAGCCTACACCTTCAGCAGATAATCGAAGTTTGAATATCCTGAACCGAAGTCGTCAATGGCTATCTTTGTTCCGTTGCGTTTGAATCTTGAGATGATGCCCACGATGTTCTCGTCCGCAGTGAGCCTTTCGGTTTCGACTATCTCTATCACCATGCGGTCGAGCACGTTTGCCTCTTTAGCATAGTTGAATATCTCGTCGATGGTTTCGGCATTCTGAAGGTCTTCGGCGGAGAGGTTTATTGAAAACTCGCTCTTCATCATGCGGAAGATGTCTATGGATTTTTTGACAACGGCCAGAGTCAGTCGGGGATACAGCCTTGTCTGCTTGCTTATTTCAAGGAAACTGGCGGGTGATATCACCGAACCGTCTTCACCGATGATGCGCATTAGGCATTCGTATTTTTTGATATAGTTGTCCGCATAGGAGTATATGGGCTGGAAGAAGGGGACTATCCTGTCCTTTTCCACAGCCTCGTTCAGCATCTTCATTACCTTTATGTTCTGTTCGTAAATTTCAAAGTTGCTTGTTATGTTCGGGTCGAACACTTTGTATGACTTATTTTCGAACTTCGCCTGCTGCATAGCTATGTCGGCCTTGGCCATTATTTCGTCCGAGCCGCCGGCAAAGCCCATTCTGCATGTAACCATCACCTCTTTGCCCTCTATCACGAAAGAATCCTTCACAATCTCTCCGGAGGCGGCCACAACCATGGGTATGAACTCTTCCATATCCATGTATGGAGCCAGAAGGGCGAAAACGTCGGAGTGGAGACGGTATATCTCAAAGTTTTTCATTGTGGAGTTGGCGATCATCCTTTTTGCGAAATAGGTGAGCAGTTCATCCCCCATCCGCATGCCGTAAAGCTCGTTTATCTCGTGGAACCTGTCTATGTCGATGACTGCCAGACAGGGCATTTTTGAATTGTCGATATCCTGTTCCAGCTTATATCTGTTGCCAAGTCCGGTGAGCCTGTCCACGCTGAAAACGTTCTGGAGCTTCTCCCTGTTCTCGATGACCTCGGTAACATCCTGGCTGCACGACGTATACTGCACTATGCGGCCCTTTTCGTCCTTAATGGGGATAATGGTCACATTGTGGTAGTAGTGGGTTCCGTCGGGTCTGAGGTTCTTTATGATGCCTTTGAATATCTTCCCTCTGGCGATGGTTTTCCAGAGTTCGGCAAAGTATTCTGACGGAGTGTCGGGATGGCGCATTATGTTGTGTTTCTGCCCTATCAGCTGTTCACGGGTGTAGCCGCTGATATTGCAGAACTGATCGTTAACGTAGGTCATCACTCCTCTGGGGTCGGTCATGCTGACAACGGAGCTTTCATCCATTATGAATTTATACTGCTTAAGGTCGTTCAGAATAACGGCCTCCTTGTCCTCAACCTCACGCATCCTGCGGAAGATATATGCGGACATGGCCACCGAACAGATGAACAGAAAACCTATCAGATAAATGTTTGAAACGAGTTCACTGCGGGTGGTCTTCATCAGAGCCGCTTTTTCAGCTTTAATCATTTCATTCAGAGAAACGTAGTAGAAACCTGTGCCGACTATCCATTTCCAGTCCGGAATATAGCCGATGTAGGTGGTTTTTTCGGTGTAGCCCTGTTTGTCGGGCAGTTCCCACTTATAGGACAGATAACCGCCGCCCTGTTTTTGAGCCATCTCCACAGCTTCAATGAGGATTCTGCGGCCGTCGCCGGAGCGAACCTCTTTAACATCGGCAGAGGAGAACTTGGGATCCGGATGGAAAATATTTTCGTAGTCGGAGGTTATCACCCAGAAATATCCGGTGTTGTCCAGACCGAACCTGTCGGTGCGCAGGGTTTCCAGTATGTCCTCTTTGGCTATGTCCTCCAGTTCGTCCAGATATACTCCTGATGCTATCATAAGCTGGGTCTGGGGGTTGTATCTCGCATAGGCTATCTTTTTGTAGAGGGCGCCGTGGCCGTCGGGTTTAACGAAGTCATATTCTCCGTAGGCTTCGCCCTTTTCGTATGCGGTTTTAATGAATTTTGCAAATTCGTTTTTGTTTACCAGCTTAAGGGCGTTCATTCCCTCGAACTTGGTGTTTCCACCGTGGCTGAGAACTTTTCCGTCCTTGTCCAGAACGTAGTAGTATCCGGTCTTAAATTCCCATTTTATGGAGTGTACGAACGATTCCAGAGATTTTCTTATGGCCGCCTGAGATGCGCCGGAACGGTACATTCCGGAGACGAATGAATCGGCTGAGTTTACTCTGTCTCTTACAGAAACCCTCGCCTGAGTGTAGACTTCTTCCTTTTCAAGCTCTATTCTGGCTGTTAGACGCTCTATCTCGGTGCGGATAAGTTCTTTCTGTCTGAGAATGTAGTTTTTTTTGAGTTCCTGCTCGGAGTTGCTTATATGCTTGTTTGACAGGGCTGTGAGGTTATACAGCAGTGCCGCAGAAAAAATAACCGCAACAGATATTGCGGTGAGGAAAGTTACTGTGGACAGTCTCATTTTCACGCCCTTAATAGTTAACCTACAATATCATATAATATATTAAACTTCAATAATTCCAATCGTTATTTAAATGTGCTAGATTTATGTAATATGCAAAATTGTGGAACGATAAATGGATACTAATTTAGAGCTGCTCAGAAAAATGAGGATAGCCGGAGCCTATGCGGATGCCGGTTTGAAGGTTCTTTCAAAAAACAGCCTTTTTGATGAATACTTTCAGGGGGCGGAGTTTATTCTGCCCGCATCATATTTTCTCGGCAATGTGCCGGATTTCTTTTCTGTGGTCAGGGGGGAGCGTGAGGCGCTGTCTGCAAACACGTCGCTGATGGTTAACGGCAGAAAGCAGGTTTTTGCGCTTAAACTGTTCATGGATAAAGACAGCAGGTTTCTTTTTACAGCGCACAACCTCACTGTTGAGGGTAATTCGGAGCTGAACCTTTACGGTTCGGATGAGCCCTTTATTCCTAAATATCTGCACAATTCGGCTCCGATGCTTATCATCGATGCCGGACAGAGCGGACGCATACTGGATGCAAACGATGCTGCATGCAGTTTTTACGGCTATACAAAGTCGGAGATGGAGTCTCTGACAGTCGACCAGATAAACACCCTTGGCCCAGAGGCAATCAAGAAGGAGATGTCTCTGGCTGTGCTCTCAAAGAGAAACTATTTCAACTTTAAGCACAGGCTGAAAAACGGCACTGTTAAGGATGTCGAGGTTTATTCAAGCGCCGTTCCCATAAAAGGCAAGACACTGCTTTTCTCAATTGTCATAGATGCTTCGGAAAAAAAGATGTACGAAGTTCTTCTGGCGGATCTGAACGCCAGAATCAACGAGCGGGTGGAAGCCGAAAAAATGTCGTGCATAGTTACGACATCTAAATATCAGAACCTTTTCGAAATGAGTCAGGATGCGGTCATCATCATGGAAATGGACGAAAACGGCAAGCTGAACTTTGCGGATGTTAACAGGGCGGCCTGTTCCCTGTTCGGCTACTCAAAAGAGGAGCTGATGAAAAAACGCTCCCGTGAGCTTGTCTATGATGATGAGGAGTTCAAGGAATATCTCCAGAGGCAGAGGCTTGCTCTGGACAGCATCGGAGTTCACGAAGGCAGACTCAAGATAGTGCGTGCGGACGGAAAGATACTCACGGCAGAGATAATGGTGCGGCAGAACTTTATGCTGGGAAAACCGGTTGTTATTGCCGTTGTAAGGGATATAACAGAGCGGCTGAACCGCGAGAAAGAGCTGATGGAAAAGGATATGCTTGTGATTCAGCAGAAGAGGATGGTCGAGATGGGAGGTCTGCTCTCCGCCGCCGTCCACCAGATGAAACAGCCGCTTACAGCTATCTCTCTGGTTGCCGAAGTCATGACGTCGGAGCCGGAGAACCTGGAAGAGAGCAGGGAGATTCTGAAAACTCAGGTGCAGTACCTGAACGAAACCCTTACCGAATTCAGAAACTATTTCAGCTCCGCACAGGAAAATTCTGTTTTTCATCTTGTGGAACAGGTAGATAAGGTCATCAATATTGCCAAGCCTCTGCTGGCGGTCAACGGAATAACCGTTAATGTTTCAGGGGATGAAAACCTTACCATATATGGGCTTTCGGGTGACTTTAAGCAGATAATGATGAATCTGGTGATGAACTCCGTCGATGTTATCAGGGAACGGGGAATCAATAACGGAGCCATCGATATAAACGTTTTCAGAAGCGGGAATCATGCCGTAGTGAACTTCTCCGACAACGGGGGCGGAATTGAAGAATCCCTCCTGCCGGACGAAATTTTCAAACCGTTCTTTTCTACCAAAGGGGACAAGGGAACAGGAATAGGCCTTTCCATAGTCCGCAGCATGGCGGAGAAGATGGGCGGACACGTTAAAGCGGAAAACAGCCTCTCCGGCGCAGTATTTACTTTGGCTTTAAATTTAACGTGATATAATTCAGTATAAGATTAACCGGAAGATTGAGATAATAAAAATTATTAAAAGATTTATATTGTATTCTGGGATTTTTATGCTATAATCCAAAAAAATAAAACACAGGAGGACAGAAATGTCAAAATCATTGAAAGGTACTCAGACACTTGAAAATCTTGTTAAGGCTTTCGCCGGTGAATCTCAGGCCCGCGGCAGATACACAATGTACGCTGCTCAGGCTCGCAAAGAGGGATACCGTCAGATAGAGAACATCTTCCTTGAAACTGCGGACAACGAAAGAGTCCACGCAAAACGCTTCTTCGATTATGCAAACGACCTGCTCGGCAGCGAAATTCCCATGATGGTGAACATCAACGCAGCCTATCCCGTTGCATATGCTCAGACTCTGGACAACCTCAAGTTTGCAGCCGACGGCGAACATGAAGAGTGGGAGATCCTTTACCCCGCATTCGCAAAGATAGCTAAAGAGGAAGGCTTCCCTCAGGTTGAAACTCTCTTCACAAAAATCGCAGCCATCGAAGCTCATCACGAAGCAAGATACCGCACACTGGCAAAAAACATTGCCGACGGCCTTGTTTTCAAAAAGGGCGCAACTGTGGCATGGAAATGTCTTGTCTGCGGACACGTTCACGAAGGTCTGGAAGCTCCCGCTGTGTGCCCCACCTGCGTGCACAAACAGGAGCACTTCGAACTTCTGGTTGTTAACTACTAAGTCAAAAGGGCGGGCAGAAATGTCCGCCTTTTTTTTAATGCATTTCCATCAATTTAGGTCTATCATCGCTGAAAATTTTTTTTCGGTGATTAAATGGATATCCTTCATGTAATAGTTCTCAGCATAGTCGAAGGTCTCACAGAATTTCTTCCCATATCTTCCACAGGACACATGATCGCCGCAGCGGAGTTTATGAAACTCCCGCAGACAACCGCCGTTGAGGCTTTCGAGGTGATCATCCAGCTTGGGGCTATCCTTGCCGTTGCTGTTGACTATAAAAGTAAATTCACCAGAGAGTATATTCCGCTCTGGTTCTATATAATCCTGTCGTTCATCCCCGTGGGGTTCGCAGGTCTTCTGTTCCACGAACAGGTCAAAGCTCTTTTTTCGGTAAAGGTTGTCGCTGTCATGCTTATCGTCGGCGGGGTACTTTTTATCATAGCAGAGCTTATCTATAGGAGAATGACCGTTAAAGTCCATTCCATTGAGCAGTTGGGATTCAGAAATATTCTGATAGCAGGGCTTTCGCAGATTCTGGCTCTGATTCCCGGAACGAGCAGAGCCGGTGTTGTTATTCTGGGTGCTATGTTTTCCGGAGCAGGCAGAAAAGCCAGCACAGAGCTTTCATTCCTCATGGCGCTTCCCGTAATGACCGCCGCCGCAGGTTTCGACCTGCTGAAAAACTTCCATGAGCTGAAAGCCGTTGGGTTCTCATACCTCGGACTGGGATTTGTGATAGCTTTTATTTCGGCTTATGCCTCAATACGATTTTTCATAAAATTCGTCAGAAGCCACACCTTCATCGGTTTCGGGGTCTACCGCATCATCTTCGGCGTGCTTCTTCTGTATCTTTTCGGATAACAGGATATCAGCCTCCTTTAATAAATGAGGGCTGGGGTGGATTTGTTTTACCTGATCAGAGATATTCTTATGCTACCTATGCGGCAGTGAACATGTTGAACTTAAATGCGCAAAAAACCACGGATTTCTAAGCTGCCTGTGCGGCAGTGAACTCCTGCGGTCAGTTCGACAGAACTTTACTGCGTTTCTAAGCTGCCTGTGCGGCAGTGAACGGTTCGCATGCCCGCCGTTCGTCGTGACTCTCTTTCTAAGCTGCCTGTGCGGCAGTGAACGTTACAGCAGGAATTTCATAAACTCCCTCGGTTTTCTAAGCTGCCCGTGCGGCAGTGAACAGCCTACTGAGATTGGGTCAAACGCCCCAGCTTTTCTAAGCTGCCTGTGCGGCAGTGAACGCAAACAGTTGAGTAAGAGAAAACGAAGTTCTTTTCTAAGCTGCCTGTGCGGCAGTGAACTAACCGTTGGCACACTCCGCACTCATAAAGATTTTCTAAGCTGCCTGTGCGGCAGTGAACAGGCATAGCCCTCTCTGTTCCGCTCATTCGGTTTTCTAAGCTGCCTGTGCGGCAGTGAACAAACGGCGACAACGCCGCAAAAATAGTTTAAATTTCTAAGCTGCCTGTGCGGCAGTGAACCAGGTTCGGGGATGACCTCGCCGCCGTCAATATTTCTAAGCTGCCTGTGCGGCAGTGAACGAGAGAATGTCAGGCAAACTCATTTTCCTGATTTTCTAAGCTGCCTGTGCGGCAGTGAACTACATTGTATGTGTTTGGCATGGATAATGATATTTCTAAGCTGCCTGTGCGGCAGTGAACATGAGGTTGTTAAAGACATGAGAACCGGCGCATTTCTAAGCTGCCTGTGCGGCAGTGAACCGCTATTCTCTGCGGGCAAGCGACCCGCAAGATTTCTAAGCTGCCTGTGCGGCAGTGAACGAAGAGTATCTGAAGGAGCAGTAGGAACATATTTTCTAAGCTGCCTGTGCGGCAGTGAACCATTATTTGCTGAATCGTATGTATATCCGGATTTTCTAAGCTGCCTGTGCGGCAGTGAACTCTGATGAGTGGCTGAAGGCTATGGTGCTGAATTTCTAAGCTGCCTGTGCGGCAGTGAACGGTATCGGTGTTGCTTCGCTCGGCATCACAATTTTCTAAGCTGCCTGTGCGGCAGTGAACCTTACACACCTGACAATCTTCTCATAGCATCATTTCTAAGCTGCCTGTGCGGCAGTGAACCACTGAACTTTCTAAGAAACTGATTTACTTGTTTTCTAAGCTGCCTGTGCGGCAGTGAACACATGGAGATAAACGCAGAAATCATTCCGGTTTTTCTAAGCTGCCTGTGCGGCAGTGAACCGCAAGCCCTTCCTCTTCGCAGACTTTTTGAATTTCTAAGCTGCCTGTGCGGCAGTGAACTAGAGGCAAAGTTGCTTAATAACATTATACACAAAGATTATTAGCTTTTATAAGTGAAAAACCTAAATTTTCAGGCCGATTATAAATGTTTGTAAAATAGATAGAAAAATATTAACAAAAAAATAGGGTCAAATAAACGGATCAAAGAATAGTCGGGTTTAATTACATTTTTGTCATTTTGACCATACAGCACATAAGCGCACCGCTGCCGCCGTTTTCAACCTTAACAACCGCATTGCAGACCTTGCAAACATATTTTTCGCCTGTTTTCGTTGCCATTTTTGTCCTCCGACGAATTTTTTATTCCGAAGTTTAACACTATTCTGAATATTTTGCTATGAATGAAAGGGAGCAGAGCTGATAGGGAGGGCAGAGGTCTGAAGCAGACCTCTGCCATTGGCGTGTTAGTTG of the Seleniivibrio woodruffii genome contains:
- a CDS encoding PAS domain-containing sensor histidine kinase; protein product: MDTNLELLRKMRIAGAYADAGLKVLSKNSLFDEYFQGAEFILPASYFLGNVPDFFSVVRGEREALSANTSLMVNGRKQVFALKLFMDKDSRFLFTAHNLTVEGNSELNLYGSDEPFIPKYLHNSAPMLIIDAGQSGRILDANDAACSFYGYTKSEMESLTVDQINTLGPEAIKKEMSLAVLSKRNYFNFKHRLKNGTVKDVEVYSSAVPIKGKTLLFSIVIDASEKKMYEVLLADLNARINERVEAEKMSCIVTTSKYQNLFEMSQDAVIIMEMDENGKLNFADVNRAACSLFGYSKEELMKKRSRELVYDDEEFKEYLQRQRLALDSIGVHEGRLKIVRADGKILTAEIMVRQNFMLGKPVVIAVVRDITERLNREKELMEKDMLVIQQKRMVEMGGLLSAAVHQMKQPLTAISLVAEVMTSEPENLEESREILKTQVQYLNETLTEFRNYFSSAQENSVFHLVEQVDKVINIAKPLLAVNGITVNVSGDENLTIYGLSGDFKQIMMNLVMNSVDVIRERGINNGAIDINVFRSGNHAVVNFSDNGGGIEESLLPDEIFKPFFSTKGDKGTGIGLSIVRSMAEKMGGHVKAENSLSGAVFTLALNLT
- the rbr gene encoding rubrerythrin, whose amino-acid sequence is MSKSLKGTQTLENLVKAFAGESQARGRYTMYAAQARKEGYRQIENIFLETADNERVHAKRFFDYANDLLGSEIPMMVNINAAYPVAYAQTLDNLKFAADGEHEEWEILYPAFAKIAKEEGFPQVETLFTKIAAIEAHHEARYRTLAKNIADGLVFKKGATVAWKCLVCGHVHEGLEAPAVCPTCVHKQEHFELLVVNY
- a CDS encoding undecaprenyl-diphosphate phosphatase is translated as MDILHVIVLSIVEGLTEFLPISSTGHMIAAAEFMKLPQTTAVEAFEVIIQLGAILAVAVDYKSKFTREYIPLWFYIILSFIPVGFAGLLFHEQVKALFSVKVVAVMLIVGGVLFIIAELIYRRMTVKVHSIEQLGFRNILIAGLSQILALIPGTSRAGVVILGAMFSGAGRKASTELSFLMALPVMTAAAGFDLLKNFHELKAVGFSYLGLGFVIAFISAYASIRFFIKFVRSHTFIGFGVYRIIFGVLLLYLFG
- a CDS encoding desulfoferrodoxin, with protein sequence MATKTGEKYVCKVCNAVVKVENGGSGALMCCMVKMTKM